The following proteins are co-located in the Deltaproteobacteria bacterium genome:
- a CDS encoding ATP-binding protein → MYARELPLPERSFFLFGPRGTGKTTWLRKVLPAAHRVDLLTDRELIRFMRHPGRFTQEVEALPAGTWIVVDEVQKLPPLLNEVQDLIARHGKRYRFALTGSSARKLKRGQVNLLAGRVINRKFFPLTAAEMGRDFAVDDVLRYGSLPAVVAEDGGDAARVDLLEAYSENYLTQEIRQEAVVKRLDAFTRFLEVAALMNAEVVNVAGLSRDAAVARPTVQGYFEILTDTLIGTWLPAWRPRAKVKEVKHPKFYFFDTGTVRALAGRLREPLSDPERGHLLETYVFHELRAYLNRSGCGGQLAYWRTPAGSEVDFVWTRAAAAVGIEVKGATRWRQGDGAALKQLADAKHFKRVFGVYLGQESLRDGPALILPLREFLRRLAAGEVIG, encoded by the coding sequence ATGTATGCACGCGAACTACCCCTGCCGGAGCGCTCGTTCTTTCTGTTCGGCCCGCGCGGCACCGGAAAGACCACGTGGCTCCGTAAAGTGCTGCCCGCGGCGCACCGGGTCGATCTCCTCACCGACCGCGAGCTCATCCGGTTCATGCGCCATCCCGGCCGCTTTACTCAAGAGGTCGAGGCACTACCGGCCGGCACGTGGATCGTCGTCGATGAGGTGCAGAAGCTCCCGCCGCTGCTCAACGAGGTGCAGGACCTCATCGCCAGGCACGGCAAGCGCTATCGCTTCGCGCTGACCGGATCGAGCGCGCGGAAGCTGAAGCGGGGGCAAGTCAATCTCTTGGCGGGCCGCGTGATCAATCGGAAGTTCTTCCCGCTCACGGCGGCCGAGATGGGCCGTGACTTTGCCGTCGATGATGTCCTCCGCTACGGCAGCCTGCCGGCGGTCGTCGCTGAAGACGGAGGTGATGCGGCACGCGTTGATCTGTTGGAAGCCTACAGCGAGAACTATCTCACTCAAGAGATTCGCCAGGAAGCTGTGGTCAAGCGCCTGGATGCCTTCACGCGCTTTCTCGAAGTCGCGGCGTTGATGAATGCCGAGGTGGTCAATGTCGCGGGACTGTCTCGCGACGCGGCCGTCGCGCGGCCGACCGTGCAAGGCTATTTCGAAATTCTCACCGACACCCTGATCGGCACCTGGCTGCCAGCTTGGCGGCCCCGCGCGAAGGTCAAAGAGGTCAAGCATCCGAAGTTCTATTTCTTCGACACCGGAACCGTCCGCGCGCTCGCCGGGCGCCTACGCGAACCGCTCAGCGATCCAGAGCGTGGTCATTTGCTGGAGACCTATGTGTTCCACGAGCTGCGCGCCTACCTGAATCGCTCCGGTTGCGGCGGCCAACTCGCCTACTGGCGCACGCCGGCGGGTTCTGAGGTTGATTTTGTTTGGACCCGCGCCGCCGCGGCCGTCGGCATTGAGGTCAAGGGCGCCACGCGCTGGCGTCAGGGCGATGGCGCCGCGCTCAAGCAATTGGCGGACGCGAAACACTTCAAGCGCGTCTTCGGCGTCTACCTTGGCCAGGAAAGCCTGCGCGACGGACCCGCTCTGATCTTGCCGCTGCGCGAGTTTCTCCGTCGTCTCGCTGCTGGTGAGGTGATCGGCTGA
- a CDS encoding PIN domain-containing protein has protein sequence MRIYLNTSAFNRPFDDLSQPRTRIEAEAVAMLLSLVEAGRIELVGSEYVVFEASQNPDPDRARKVLCLVALAHAVVKLSPPVTRRARTLERFGLRGLDALHVAAAEAGRAGLLVTTDDRMIRRCLRAGTQLAIRVVLPQQALAELVGEERE, from the coding sequence GTGCGCATCTACCTGAACACGAGTGCTTTCAACCGTCCCTTCGACGATTTGAGTCAGCCGCGTACGCGCATAGAGGCCGAAGCCGTGGCGATGCTGTTGTCGCTGGTCGAAGCGGGCCGGATTGAGCTGGTTGGTTCGGAATACGTGGTCTTCGAAGCGAGTCAGAACCCAGACCCGGACCGAGCGCGGAAGGTTCTCTGCCTCGTAGCTCTGGCGCACGCCGTAGTGAAGCTTTCGCCACCGGTGACGCGGCGCGCGCGTACCCTGGAGCGCTTTGGACTGCGCGGCCTCGATGCGTTGCACGTCGCCGCGGCGGAGGCTGGCCGGGCGGGGCTGCTCGTCACGACTGATGACCGAATGATCCGCCGGTGCCTGCGCGCGGGGACGCAACTGGCGATTCGCGTAGTTCTGCCCCAACAAGCGCTGGCCGAGTTGGTTGGAGAGGAGCGAGAATGA
- a CDS encoding sulfatase, with protein sequence MNRKWFLVILASAVVAAGTWWWRARADAKFKPYYRLVDSQWRPNATATAADRPAAESTDASRQAAERLTETLLNETRYVLARAPHAPVVYTEEAVVPTDGAVSFAPDVPPELTAADRIVLLPRARVGTTWNRLPAMVVTPEAAGNLKRVRIHLPVPNAAAGSTIGVHIEGFAVGSERSTSYRTASVHIPPHAYLDFAIGIPRAAWSQPPVTFTIKACDDKTCDLLFTENLDARSEAGHGWHDRRVSLESVADSTRVLAFETELQGEPQAYSFPLWANPTVFAPEKPASKPPNIILLSIDTLRADHLTSYGFSFDTAPFIDATFAKHGTVFDHCVAAATTTPPSHMTMFTSVPPCVHGLTQGMEVLPPWLTTLAQVLRENDFETGAVTEDGWLDATHGFNRGFNVYAENTSPDMMQPIGQVESTFAKGAAWLRRNKDKHFFLFLHTFQVHDPYTPPPRYRGLFTSREGQTVTEASPRPLRDVVGYDQEIRYTDDQLRLLFDALKMEGLDRNTIFIVVSDHGEEFFEHGLWGHGPHFFEEVSHVPLMFWGPGIAHGERIVDPVGHVDLMPTILELAGVAGVRQMTGVSLVPLLQGKRASASPRVLFSEAWGASGNGPDYEPILFERPGYLAQLGTRKLCRYLDLQRQPFYPFYDLATDPGEKKDIYDTHAAEVADLRTLLDTYDATCLATKTSLAGAAAGVKAEQAKLQPEQEEKLRALGYIK encoded by the coding sequence ATGAACCGCAAATGGTTTCTCGTTATCCTCGCGTCGGCGGTTGTTGCTGCCGGCACATGGTGGTGGCGCGCTCGGGCGGACGCGAAATTCAAGCCGTACTATCGTTTGGTTGATTCGCAGTGGCGACCGAATGCGACAGCGACGGCGGCCGATCGCCCGGCCGCGGAGTCCACAGATGCGAGCAGACAAGCGGCGGAGCGCCTGACTGAAACCCTGCTCAACGAAACCCGTTACGTGCTGGCCAGGGCGCCGCACGCACCAGTGGTGTACACCGAGGAAGCGGTTGTGCCGACCGATGGTGCGGTGTCGTTCGCTCCCGATGTGCCACCGGAACTTACTGCTGCGGACCGCATCGTGCTGCTGCCGCGGGCGCGTGTCGGCACGACCTGGAACCGGTTGCCCGCCATGGTGGTCACGCCCGAGGCCGCCGGCAATCTAAAGCGAGTGCGGATTCATCTGCCGGTCCCGAATGCCGCCGCCGGTTCTACGATCGGCGTGCACATCGAAGGATTCGCGGTCGGTTCAGAGCGGTCGACTTCGTATCGAACTGCGAGCGTTCACATTCCTCCGCATGCGTATCTCGACTTTGCCATCGGCATCCCGCGCGCTGCTTGGTCGCAGCCGCCAGTCACCTTCACGATCAAAGCCTGCGATGACAAGACCTGCGATCTGTTGTTCACGGAAAACTTGGATGCCCGTTCCGAAGCGGGCCACGGCTGGCACGATCGGCGGGTGTCGCTGGAGTCGGTGGCGGATTCGACCCGGGTCCTGGCGTTCGAAACGGAACTGCAAGGTGAACCCCAAGCGTACTCGTTCCCGTTGTGGGCGAACCCGACGGTGTTTGCGCCGGAAAAGCCCGCGTCGAAACCACCCAACATCATCCTGTTGTCGATCGACACGCTGCGCGCCGATCACTTGACCAGCTACGGGTTCTCGTTCGACACCGCACCGTTCATCGACGCCACGTTCGCCAAGCACGGTACCGTCTTCGACCATTGCGTGGCTGCCGCCACCACGACGCCACCGTCGCACATGACGATGTTCACGTCGGTTCCGCCCTGCGTGCACGGCTTGACGCAGGGAATGGAAGTGCTGCCGCCGTGGTTGACGACCCTCGCCCAGGTCTTGCGCGAGAACGACTTCGAAACCGGCGCGGTGACCGAGGACGGCTGGTTGGACGCGACGCACGGCTTCAATCGCGGTTTCAACGTGTACGCGGAGAACACCAGCCCCGACATGATGCAGCCAATCGGGCAGGTCGAGTCGACGTTCGCGAAGGGCGCGGCCTGGCTTCGGCGAAACAAGGACAAGCATTTCTTCCTGTTCCTGCATACGTTCCAGGTGCACGACCCGTACACGCCTCCGCCGCGCTACCGGGGACTTTTCACCTCGCGCGAAGGCCAAACGGTTACCGAAGCATCGCCGCGACCGCTGCGCGATGTCGTCGGGTACGATCAGGAAATTCGCTACACCGACGATCAGCTCCGCCTCTTGTTCGACGCCCTCAAGATGGAAGGGCTCGATCGCAACACCATCTTCATTGTGGTGTCCGATCACGGCGAGGAGTTTTTCGAGCATGGCTTATGGGGTCACGGACCGCACTTCTTCGAGGAAGTCTCGCACGTGCCGTTGATGTTTTGGGGACCCGGCATTGCTCACGGGGAACGAATCGTCGATCCGGTGGGTCACGTGGATCTGATGCCGACGATCTTGGAGCTGGCGGGCGTGGCCGGCGTGCGCCAGATGACTGGGGTAAGTCTGGTGCCGTTGCTGCAGGGCAAGCGGGCGAGTGCAAGCCCGCGCGTGCTGTTCAGTGAGGCCTGGGGCGCTTCTGGCAACGGACCGGACTACGAACCGATTCTCTTCGAACGCCCCGGCTACCTGGCTCAGTTGGGTACCCGCAAGCTCTGCCGCTATCTCGATCTCCAACGGCAACCCTTCTACCCGTTCTACGATCTGGCGACTGATCCGGGCGAGAAGAAAGACATCTATGACACGCACGCCGCAGAGGTAGCTGATCTGCGAACCTTGCTCGATACGTACGACGCGACCTGTCTGGCAACTAAGACGTCGCTCGCGGGGGCGGCAGCCGGTGTCAAAGCAGAGCAAGCCAAGTTGCAACCCGAGCAAGAAGAGAAGCTGCGTGCGCTCGGATACATCAAGTGA
- a CDS encoding MBOAT family protein codes for MIFNTWVYALFLIVAFCTYWLAPARWRPVVLTGFGFYFYWYYYPIHVLLITATTLLVFGLSFLVPPSAGRRRRFAFIVGVGGCIGLLGYYKYQGFFFESLALVFPGAQPIQAASAQLRAPLAISFFIFEYVHYLIEVYRGTFPPAGLRDFTLFIMFFPTLICGPIKRFQQFNPQEYAQRALDPANVSAGLERILFGLAKKTLIADTVAPLCAPVFAHPEAYTWVQLWLAVYGYALQIYFDFSGYSDIAIGSAKLFGYTVQENFNYPYLQPNIARFWRCWHISLTSWITDYLYIPLGGSRHGELRSYLNRFVAMTLCGLWHGAAFHFMVWGMYHGIALNLYRVYGRVRERLLGPKQGEGPVALRVAAGVFTFHFVCIGWVLFVCDLDKASLIIARLLGVR; via the coding sequence ATGATCTTCAACACCTGGGTCTACGCGCTGTTCCTGATCGTTGCGTTCTGTACCTACTGGCTCGCCCCGGCACGCTGGCGACCCGTGGTGCTGACGGGCTTCGGCTTCTATTTCTATTGGTACTACTACCCGATCCACGTTCTGCTGATCACTGCCACAACGCTCCTGGTGTTCGGTCTCAGCTTCCTGGTGCCGCCGAGCGCGGGACGGCGCAGGCGTTTCGCCTTCATCGTCGGCGTCGGCGGCTGCATCGGGTTGCTCGGGTATTACAAGTACCAAGGGTTTTTCTTCGAGTCGCTCGCGCTGGTATTTCCCGGCGCGCAGCCGATTCAGGCTGCGTCGGCGCAGTTGCGTGCGCCGCTGGCGATTTCGTTCTTCATCTTCGAGTACGTGCACTACCTGATCGAGGTCTATCGCGGCACGTTCCCGCCCGCCGGCCTGCGCGACTTCACGCTCTTCATCATGTTCTTCCCGACGCTGATCTGCGGGCCAATCAAACGCTTCCAGCAGTTCAACCCGCAAGAGTACGCGCAGCGGGCGCTCGACCCCGCCAACGTCAGCGCCGGCCTCGAGCGCATTCTCTTCGGCCTCGCCAAGAAGACGCTGATCGCCGACACGGTCGCCCCGTTGTGCGCCCCCGTGTTCGCGCATCCCGAGGCGTACACGTGGGTGCAGCTCTGGCTCGCCGTCTACGGCTACGCACTGCAGATCTACTTTGACTTCTCTGGCTACTCCGACATCGCCATCGGCAGCGCGAAACTGTTCGGCTACACCGTGCAGGAGAATTTCAACTATCCCTACTTGCAGCCCAACATCGCGCGCTTCTGGCGCTGCTGGCACATTTCGCTGACGTCGTGGATCACCGACTACCTGTACATTCCTCTCGGCGGCAGCCGCCACGGCGAGCTGCGTTCGTATCTGAATCGCTTCGTCGCGATGACGTTGTGCGGCCTGTGGCACGGCGCCGCCTTTCACTTCATGGTGTGGGGCATGTACCACGGCATCGCGCTCAACCTGTACCGCGTCTACGGACGCGTGCGCGAGCGTCTGCTCGGACCAAAGCAGGGAGAGGGGCCGGTCGCGCTGCGCGTCGCCGCCGGCGTTTTCACATTCCACTTCGTCTGTATCGGCTGGGTGCTGTTTGTGTGTGACCTAGACAAGGCGTCGCTGATCATCGCCCGCCTATTGGGCGTTCGCTGA
- a CDS encoding YfhO family protein: protein MRGSGSIGSGSNKFDGGFALALAAVVLAFWRLRIIAPATEVMFGASDDPYTQVYPMAHRAAEWIQAGLLPLWNPFQFCGHPFAATALYGVFYPLNFPFLVLPTEIAIEVIAVLHLILAGILLYGYGRTIALSHLASSAAAFTFILSGFMASQALWFTPAIGTAAWLPLGLIGVERTCTKPRAKGIGVVALAVGMPILAGWLQTWVYSMYALGGYAAARVIGEAWRTRDPRNVAKLALFLGAGMALGLALGAVQLLPSIELQSLGPRRPGGLSMTQIMPTGPLPPERVLHELVDSAPGFPRQAYVGIVSLLLSPIALLSRRRRLQVAFFWVMVLASLAVSVSVYTPVFALYGLLPGATWFRYPWRIEYLLSVGAAVLSGIGLDVLLGERKSRGADTTSRARTAMIVTIGVVVVVGVFAARAPAAGRTFLCLAVALAAIILAARGSARPLAAVGLVVLIVWDLFFATRSPALHPYHDLSVYDAEAEVLDYVKQRGGLYRTYIYMPSTRLPALMPKQGTLRGIYSLTDYEPLSLDRDAKFYRLLNHSGTVDYEKYPFIGLLDLDPSPAALRLADLMSLRFIVLHKITMPFRQALESQGWTAAFDAMHGQFMVYENPNPLPRAYVANDLLVAANAESAMQMLTQADFEARRSVVLEPGEGMALTPHASSHESSGTITPATIVVYEPMRVVINARSASDGYLVLTDTFYPGWKVAVDGQSQSIVRANALFRAVAIPAGEHTVTFVYDPLSFKLGAAMTLLALGVLAVAAVAAFRTRRVQVTRAEHEPVASPDATDDTDEIWGTIGNAIRRVAAARTAGPLGVALRIVLVLVVLDWWVAGPYFNHYIVPRYVSPFPLLRDRTNGQTLPILFDAIQRTSHDAERVAFVGDSTMNAADAPDQTVVPYLERQALSEARGVLIETIDASELGLFVGDAALFIDKLIGSDVEVIVYGLSLRAFPRAPHSRWVSRVSTELNVGDLYRLVAVRAGSWIDANLTLEQVMTGLVQSSWATYAYRASLRRDVWEYAIQPTVGPGTALARWLRPAEVEQQPLVAARTSVSGPYEWTAADYGFPNANWDALDVIGSLCHAYRPGRCVIYAGPVNPFGRDRLAEPGLYEEYIARLRGTADRYGLIWRDYSDAMTPADFRKPKYGGLRDPIHLNEDGRKKLAGLLAAPVADAVRYAADRVRQ from the coding sequence ATGCGCGGGAGCGGATCGATCGGATCGGGCAGCAACAAATTCGACGGCGGGTTCGCGTTGGCGCTCGCTGCGGTCGTGCTCGCCTTCTGGCGCCTTCGCATCATCGCGCCAGCCACCGAGGTCATGTTCGGGGCCAGCGATGATCCCTACACGCAGGTGTATCCGATGGCCCACCGCGCCGCCGAATGGATTCAAGCGGGTCTTCTCCCGTTGTGGAATCCGTTCCAGTTCTGTGGCCATCCGTTCGCCGCGACGGCGTTGTACGGAGTGTTCTACCCGCTCAACTTCCCGTTTCTCGTTCTTCCAACCGAAATCGCCATTGAAGTCATCGCGGTACTGCACCTGATCCTCGCCGGCATACTGTTGTACGGCTATGGACGCACCATTGCGCTGAGCCACCTCGCGTCGAGCGCCGCCGCCTTTACGTTCATCCTTTCTGGCTTCATGGCATCGCAGGCGCTTTGGTTCACGCCTGCGATCGGCACAGCAGCATGGCTACCGTTGGGCCTGATCGGTGTGGAGCGAACTTGTACGAAGCCGCGAGCAAAGGGGATCGGTGTCGTCGCGTTGGCCGTGGGCATGCCGATTCTCGCCGGGTGGCTGCAGACGTGGGTGTACTCGATGTATGCCCTCGGTGGCTACGCCGCAGCACGGGTGATTGGTGAGGCATGGCGAACGCGCGATCCGCGGAATGTCGCTAAGCTTGCACTGTTCCTTGGCGCCGGCATGGCGCTGGGTCTGGCCCTAGGCGCAGTTCAACTGTTGCCGAGCATCGAGCTGCAAAGCCTGGGACCGCGGCGGCCCGGCGGCCTCAGCATGACGCAAATAATGCCGACCGGACCGTTGCCGCCCGAGCGGGTGTTGCATGAATTGGTCGATTCGGCGCCCGGCTTTCCGCGTCAGGCCTATGTGGGAATCGTCAGCTTGTTGTTGTCCCCAATTGCACTGCTGAGTCGGCGCAGACGACTTCAGGTCGCTTTCTTCTGGGTGATGGTGCTCGCAAGTCTCGCGGTCTCAGTCTCAGTCTACACCCCTGTGTTTGCTCTTTATGGATTGCTCCCTGGTGCAACTTGGTTTCGCTACCCCTGGCGCATTGAGTACCTCCTGTCGGTTGGCGCAGCCGTGTTGTCCGGGATCGGTCTGGATGTGCTTCTAGGCGAGCGGAAATCCCGGGGAGCCGACACGACAAGCCGCGCCCGAACAGCGATGATCGTGACGATCGGCGTGGTGGTCGTCGTCGGCGTATTCGCCGCCCGGGCTCCAGCGGCGGGGCGCACCTTCCTGTGCCTTGCGGTCGCGCTCGCGGCGATCATTCTGGCAGCGCGCGGATCTGCGCGGCCGCTGGCCGCCGTCGGCTTGGTGGTGTTGATCGTCTGGGATCTGTTTTTTGCCACGCGCAGCCCGGCGCTGCACCCGTACCACGACTTGAGCGTGTACGACGCCGAAGCTGAAGTGTTGGACTACGTGAAGCAGAGGGGCGGGTTGTATCGGACTTACATCTACATGCCGTCGACGCGTCTGCCCGCGCTCATGCCGAAGCAGGGGACGTTGCGTGGAATTTATTCGCTCACGGACTACGAGCCCCTGAGCCTTGATCGCGACGCGAAGTTTTATCGCCTGCTCAATCACTCGGGCACGGTCGACTACGAAAAGTATCCGTTCATCGGTCTGCTCGATCTCGATCCGTCACCGGCCGCATTGCGCTTGGCCGATCTCATGAGCCTGCGTTTCATCGTCTTGCACAAGATCACGATGCCGTTCAGGCAAGCCCTGGAGTCGCAAGGCTGGACGGCCGCATTCGATGCGATGCACGGTCAGTTCATGGTGTACGAAAACCCCAACCCGTTGCCGCGCGCCTACGTTGCCAACGACTTGCTTGTGGCCGCCAACGCCGAGTCCGCGATGCAAATGCTGACGCAAGCGGATTTCGAAGCGCGGCGGAGCGTCGTACTCGAACCAGGCGAGGGGATGGCTCTTACACCCCATGCGTCATCCCACGAATCGTCGGGGACGATCACTCCAGCCACGATTGTCGTCTACGAGCCCATGCGGGTGGTGATCAATGCGCGGAGCGCGAGTGACGGCTATCTGGTGCTGACGGACACGTTCTATCCGGGTTGGAAGGTGGCGGTCGACGGCCAGTCGCAATCGATCGTGCGTGCCAACGCGCTCTTTCGCGCCGTCGCCATTCCAGCGGGAGAGCATACCGTCACCTTCGTCTACGATCCCCTCAGTTTCAAGTTGGGTGCGGCAATGACCTTGCTGGCGCTGGGCGTTCTCGCCGTCGCTGCGGTCGCCGCATTCAGGACGCGCCGGGTGCAAGTGACGCGCGCCGAGCATGAACCGGTGGCATCGCCGGATGCTACCGACGACACCGATGAGATTTGGGGCACAATCGGAAATGCGATCCGTCGTGTCGCGGCCGCGCGCACGGCCGGACCGCTCGGTGTGGCGCTGAGAATTGTATTGGTGTTGGTGGTGCTCGATTGGTGGGTGGCTGGTCCCTATTTCAACCACTACATCGTCCCACGGTACGTGAGCCCATTTCCATTGCTCCGTGATCGGACGAACGGCCAAACTCTTCCAATTCTGTTCGATGCGATCCAGAGGACATCCCATGATGCAGAGCGAGTAGCGTTCGTGGGTGACTCGACCATGAATGCCGCAGATGCTCCGGATCAAACCGTCGTCCCTTATCTTGAGCGCCAGGCCCTAAGCGAAGCGCGGGGCGTCTTGATTGAGACGATCGATGCGAGCGAACTCGGCTTGTTCGTCGGTGACGCGGCCCTGTTCATCGATAAGTTGATCGGCAGCGATGTCGAGGTCATCGTATACGGCCTCTCCCTGCGAGCTTTCCCGCGCGCACCGCATTCGCGCTGGGTCAGTCGCGTGAGCACCGAACTCAACGTAGGTGACTTGTATCGGTTGGTTGCGGTCAGAGCGGGTTCATGGATCGATGCGAATCTCACGCTGGAACAGGTGATGACCGGACTTGTGCAATCGAGTTGGGCAACCTACGCATATCGCGCGAGCTTGCGCCGCGACGTGTGGGAGTATGCGATTCAGCCGACTGTTGGACCCGGGACGGCGCTGGCTCGCTGGCTTCGACCTGCGGAAGTCGAACAGCAACCACTCGTCGCCGCGCGCACGTCGGTTTCAGGTCCTTATGAATGGACAGCTGCCGACTACGGATTTCCCAACGCCAACTGGGACGCACTCGATGTAATCGGCAGCCTCTGTCATGCCTACCGTCCCGGTCGCTGCGTGATCTATGCGGGGCCGGTCAATCCATTTGGTCGAGATCGATTGGCGGAGCCGGGATTGTACGAGGAGTATATTGCCCGACTACGAGGCACCGCCGATCGCTACGGTCTCATCTGGCGCGACTACAGCGACGCGATGACGCCGGCCGACTTCCGCAAACCCAAATACGGAGGTCTTCGCGATCCGATTCATCTCAACGAAGATGGCCGCAAGAAACTCGCGGGCCTTTTGGCGGCGCCGGTTGCTGATGCTGTTCGCTACGCCGCTGATCGTGTGCGTCAGTGA
- a CDS encoding YfhO family protein: MSARVLRLDLAAGIGLAALAGSFFYFRIITTAHEMYFAASNDPYTQIYPMVQLADRWLRAGHVPLWNPYQFCGHPFLAAVSYGVTYPLNLLFLLVPTRVGLELKAALHLFLAGLFCYSYGRTIKLSRASASLAAVVFMLSGFVTSQALWFTPAIEAIAWLPLGFLAIEKIFERPRFKWAVLLSLAVAMPILAGWLQTWTYSMHAIGAYCAFRMVHGVAVGRDWRLVLRAGGAVAGGIVLGLSLSAIQLLPSLELQSLGPRRPGGLSLEQTLSLGPVPPVKILSETFDSRSGFPRQSYIGIVSLVLIPLSLVAVRRRHHVVFLWLLGAWSLLIAMTTYTPLFAVFRAIPGGSWFRIPWRVVLLFAFAGAVLSGEAVEVALRSRRSALLALVPFLTALLWWSAVAMPERSRGLLWLGAAVICGMVLTGRHAARVAGIVALISISMWDMFFATESPALHPYHDLKIYDQEAAALDYISANQGLARTYIHFSMPGNPPVMPKQGTLRGIFSITDYEPLSLDRFARVYHAIEARRSDGSDPKDLPFIGFLELDPTPDNLRLLDLMSVRFIMSHPLDAAFTRKLTTPQSDWRLAFVPRDGGHEFVYENPKALPRAYIVHDWEFAANESDAFVAITSPTFDRFRSAVVEAISGVRAVAALAPPRGLTEVSVASYEPTRVVVRTRDDEPGYLVLTDTFYPGWVAEIDGRPVPIDRGNYLFRAVYVPGGPHTVTFDYRPNTFLIGVIVSLSASVLVCVGLVRTRSRKAQSMRSAVVG; this comes from the coding sequence GTGAGCGCCAGAGTGTTGCGGCTCGACCTCGCCGCGGGCATCGGCCTGGCCGCTCTCGCTGGCTCGTTTTTCTACTTCCGCATCATCACCACCGCGCACGAGATGTATTTCGCGGCGAGTAATGACCCGTACACGCAGATCTATCCGATGGTCCAGCTCGCTGATCGCTGGCTTCGCGCTGGCCACGTCCCGCTGTGGAACCCGTACCAGTTTTGCGGTCATCCGTTTCTCGCCGCGGTGTCCTACGGCGTGACGTACCCGTTGAATCTTCTCTTCCTGCTGGTCCCGACGCGTGTGGGACTGGAGCTGAAGGCAGCGCTCCATCTCTTTCTGGCCGGACTGTTCTGCTATTCGTATGGCCGAACCATTAAGCTCAGCCGGGCCAGCGCGTCGCTTGCGGCGGTTGTGTTCATGCTTTCCGGGTTCGTGACGTCACAAGCGCTGTGGTTCACGCCCGCCATCGAAGCGATCGCGTGGCTTCCGCTGGGCTTCCTCGCCATCGAAAAGATCTTCGAGCGTCCACGATTCAAGTGGGCGGTGCTCCTGTCGCTGGCAGTGGCCATGCCGATCCTGGCGGGATGGCTGCAGACGTGGACCTATTCCATGCACGCGATCGGTGCGTATTGCGCCTTCCGAATGGTGCATGGGGTCGCGGTTGGACGGGATTGGAGACTCGTGCTCCGTGCCGGTGGCGCTGTCGCGGGTGGGATAGTTCTGGGCCTGTCGTTGTCCGCGATCCAGTTGCTTCCCAGCCTCGAACTTCAAAGCCTCGGACCCCGACGACCCGGTGGACTCAGCTTGGAGCAGACGTTGAGTCTCGGACCCGTGCCCCCCGTGAAGATCCTCAGCGAGACATTCGATTCACGATCGGGATTTCCCCGACAGAGCTACATCGGCATCGTCTCGCTCGTTCTGATTCCGCTGTCGCTCGTCGCCGTGCGGCGACGCCACCACGTCGTGTTCCTCTGGCTGTTGGGGGCGTGGAGTCTGTTGATTGCGATGACGACGTACACGCCCTTGTTTGCAGTATTCCGCGCGATTCCGGGCGGGAGCTGGTTTCGAATCCCCTGGCGCGTTGTCCTCCTGTTTGCCTTTGCGGGAGCCGTGCTGAGTGGCGAGGCGGTCGAGGTGGCGCTGCGGTCGCGACGTTCCGCGCTTCTCGCGCTCGTGCCGTTCTTGACTGCATTGCTGTGGTGGTCCGCTGTGGCGATGCCGGAACGCAGCCGTGGGCTGCTGTGGCTGGGGGCCGCGGTGATTTGTGGAATGGTTCTCACAGGCCGGCACGCCGCGCGTGTGGCCGGCATCGTCGCGTTGATTTCCATTTCGATGTGGGACATGTTTTTTGCGACCGAGAGTCCCGCGTTGCACCCGTATCACGACCTGAAGATCTACGACCAAGAGGCGGCCGCGCTCGACTATATCTCCGCCAATCAAGGGTTGGCGCGTACGTACATCCACTTCTCGATGCCCGGCAATCCACCGGTGATGCCGAAGCAAGGTACGCTGCGGGGGATCTTTTCGATCACCGACTACGAACCGCTCAGCTTGGACCGCTTCGCACGAGTCTACCATGCCATCGAAGCGCGTCGGTCCGACGGGTCCGATCCAAAGGACCTTCCGTTCATCGGGTTTCTTGAACTCGATCCGACGCCCGACAATCTCCGGCTGCTGGACCTGATGAGCGTTCGCTTCATCATGTCGCACCCGCTCGACGCGGCGTTTACGCGGAAACTCACCACACCGCAGTCAGACTGGCGGCTGGCCTTTGTGCCGCGCGACGGCGGACACGAATTTGTATACGAGAATCCGAAGGCGCTTCCTCGCGCTTACATCGTGCACGATTGGGAGTTCGCAGCCAACGAGTCGGATGCCTTCGTGGCAATCACGTCGCCTACGTTCGATCGGTTCCGTAGCGCAGTCGTCGAAGCGATTTCGGGAGTGAGAGCGGTCGCGGCGTTGGCGCCGCCGCGCGGTCTGACGGAGGTCTCAGTCGCATCCTACGAACCAACACGTGTGGTAGTGAGGACTCGCGACGATGAGCCCGGATACCTCGTGCTGACCGACACGTTCTATCCGGGGTGGGTTGCCGAGATCGACGGTCGGCCCGTGCCGATTGACCGCGGCAACTATCTCTTTCGAGCGGTCTATGTTCCGGGCGGACCCCATACGGTGACATTCGACTACCGTCCGAATACATTCCTGATCGGCGTGATCGTTTCGTTGAGTGCCAGTGTATTGGTGTGCGTGGGATTGGTGCGTACTCGGTCACGAAAGGCGCAATCGATGCGCTCGGCGGTAGTGGGCTGA